A window of the Natronospira proteinivora genome harbors these coding sequences:
- the ileS gene encoding isoleucine--tRNA ligase — translation MTDYKATLNLPKTDFPMRGNLAKREPERLAQWESEGLYHKIRERFKGRPKFILPDGPPYANGDIHIGHAVNKILKDMVVKSRTLEGFDVPYVPGWDCHGLPIELKVEAKVGKVGDKVDAKAFRQACRDYAHEQIDRQRTDFKRLGVLGDWERPYLTMHPKYEADQLRAFGKMIERGHLYKGYKPVHWCMDCRSAMAEAEVEYQDHTSPAVDVRFPIADKADLAKRFGLAADQLDAPAFLPIWTTTPWTIPANRAVALSPNLEYGLYAVTGPQGREITVLPTEMVDTVLGRWGFSEPERLAVVAGRELLRLTLQHPYLAREVPVVLGDHVTTESGTGAVHTAPGHGQEDYLMGLEYDLPMDHQVNERGVFFEEAEYIGGEHVFKANPKLVALLEDKGMLLHHEKYDHSYPHCWRHKTPVIFRGTPQWFVSMDNGGMREAALKEIGHVAFTPDWGEARIRSMVENRPDWCISRQRSWGVPIALFLHRKTGELHPETPRLLEEVAKRVEVDSIDAWFDLDPAELLGEEAADYEKVSDILDVWFDSGMVHFCVLGEHEDLSFPADLFLEGSDQHRGWFQSSLLTSVAINDVAPYKGVLTHGFTVDEKGRKMSKSMGNVVAPQKVFNQMGADVLRLWVAASDYRGEIAVSDEILKRVADSYRRMRNTLRFLLANMAGFDPAKDAVAPSEMLSLDRWVVARAGELQDEIRGAYDRYEFHHIYQRVHNFCVNDLGGFYLDVIKDRQYTTQADSHARRSCQTALYHIAEAMVRWLAPILSFTSEEIWEHLPGERDESIFLETWYELPSVTADDVDWQAVITVREQVSRVLERLRNEEAIGASLDAQVDLYTSDELKTKLAVLGDELRFALITSEAAVHGETDKPAEAEAAQEMEGLWIHARRCDHDKCARCWHRRPDVGANREHPEICGRCVNNVDGEGEQRHYA, via the coding sequence GTGACTGACTACAAAGCAACGCTCAATCTGCCCAAGACCGATTTCCCCATGCGGGGTAATCTCGCCAAGCGCGAACCCGAGCGCCTGGCCCAATGGGAATCCGAGGGGCTTTATCACAAGATTCGCGAGCGTTTTAAGGGGCGGCCTAAGTTCATCCTTCCCGATGGGCCGCCCTATGCCAATGGCGATATCCATATCGGCCATGCCGTGAACAAGATCCTCAAGGACATGGTGGTCAAGTCCCGCACCCTGGAAGGCTTTGATGTCCCCTATGTGCCGGGCTGGGATTGCCACGGCCTGCCCATTGAGCTCAAGGTCGAGGCCAAAGTGGGCAAGGTGGGGGACAAGGTGGATGCCAAGGCCTTCCGCCAGGCCTGCCGGGATTATGCCCATGAGCAGATCGACCGCCAGCGCACCGACTTCAAGCGCCTGGGTGTATTGGGTGACTGGGAACGGCCCTATCTGACCATGCACCCCAAGTATGAGGCCGATCAGCTCCGGGCCTTCGGCAAGATGATCGAGCGGGGTCATCTCTACAAGGGCTACAAGCCCGTTCACTGGTGCATGGACTGTCGCTCGGCCATGGCCGAGGCCGAGGTGGAATATCAGGATCACACCTCGCCGGCCGTGGATGTGCGCTTCCCCATCGCCGATAAGGCCGATCTGGCCAAGCGTTTCGGCCTCGCCGCCGACCAGCTGGATGCCCCGGCCTTTCTGCCTATCTGGACCACCACCCCCTGGACCATCCCCGCCAACCGGGCGGTGGCCCTGAGCCCCAATCTGGAATACGGCCTGTATGCCGTTACCGGCCCCCAGGGTCGGGAAATCACCGTGCTGCCCACGGAAATGGTGGACACCGTGCTGGGCCGCTGGGGCTTTTCCGAGCCCGAGCGCCTGGCCGTGGTGGCGGGCCGTGAACTGCTCCGCCTGACCCTGCAACATCCTTACCTGGCCCGGGAAGTCCCGGTGGTACTGGGTGACCATGTCACCACCGAATCCGGTACCGGTGCCGTGCATACCGCCCCCGGCCATGGTCAGGAAGACTATCTCATGGGCCTGGAATATGACCTGCCCATGGATCATCAGGTGAATGAACGCGGGGTCTTCTTTGAAGAAGCCGAGTACATTGGTGGCGAGCATGTCTTCAAGGCCAACCCCAAGCTGGTGGCCTTGCTGGAAGACAAGGGCATGTTGCTGCACCACGAGAAATACGATCACAGCTATCCCCATTGCTGGCGCCACAAGACCCCGGTGATCTTCCGGGGCACGCCCCAGTGGTTTGTGAGCATGGACAATGGCGGCATGCGAGAGGCTGCTCTCAAGGAAATCGGCCATGTGGCCTTCACCCCGGATTGGGGCGAGGCACGCATTCGCTCCATGGTGGAAAACCGTCCGGACTGGTGTATCTCCCGTCAGCGCAGCTGGGGGGTGCCCATTGCGCTCTTCCTGCATCGCAAGACCGGTGAGCTGCATCCCGAAACACCCAGGCTATTGGAAGAAGTGGCCAAGCGGGTGGAAGTGGACAGCATCGATGCCTGGTTCGATCTGGATCCGGCTGAATTGCTGGGCGAGGAGGCGGCCGATTATGAAAAGGTCAGCGACATCCTGGATGTCTGGTTTGACTCTGGCATGGTCCATTTCTGCGTGCTGGGTGAGCACGAGGACTTGAGCTTCCCGGCGGATCTCTTCCTGGAAGGTTCCGACCAGCATCGGGGCTGGTTCCAGTCATCGTTGCTGACCTCGGTGGCCATCAACGATGTGGCCCCCTACAAGGGCGTTTTGACTCACGGCTTCACTGTGGACGAGAAGGGCCGCAAGATGTCCAAGTCCATGGGCAATGTGGTGGCCCCTCAGAAGGTCTTTAATCAAATGGGCGCGGATGTGCTGCGCCTGTGGGTGGCGGCCAGTGATTACCGCGGCGAGATCGCGGTGTCCGATGAGATCCTCAAGCGGGTGGCGGACAGCTATCGCCGCATGCGTAACACCCTGCGTTTCCTGCTGGCGAATATGGCGGGTTTTGACCCGGCCAAGGACGCCGTTGCACCCAGCGAGATGCTGTCCCTGGACCGCTGGGTAGTGGCCCGGGCCGGTGAGCTTCAGGATGAGATCCGCGGGGCCTATGATCGCTATGAGTTTCACCATATCTATCAGCGTGTTCACAACTTCTGCGTGAATGATCTGGGTGGCTTCTACCTGGATGTCATCAAGGATCGCCAGTACACCACCCAGGCCGACAGCCATGCCCGCCGTTCCTGTCAGACGGCGCTCTATCACATTGCCGAGGCTATGGTGCGCTGGTTGGCCCCCATCCTCTCTTTCACCAGTGAGGAAATCTGGGAGCATCTGCCGGGTGAGCGGGACGAAAGCATCTTTCTGGAGACCTGGTATGAATTACCTTCGGTGACCGCCGATGATGTGGACTGGCAGGCGGTGATCACGGTTCGGGAGCAGGTGTCTCGCGTGCTGGAACGCCTGCGCAATGAAGAGGCCATCGGCGCCTCCCTGGACGCCCAAGTGGACCTGTATACAAGCGATGAACTGAAGACCAAACTGGCGGTGCTGGGCGATGAACTGCGTTTTGCCCTGATTACCAGTGAGGCGGCCGTTCACGGCGAGACCGACAAGCCGGCTGAAGCCGAAGCGGCCCAGGAAATGGAGGGTCTGTGGATCCATGCTCGCCGCTGCGATCATGATAAATGCGCCCGCTGCTGGCATCGCCGACCTGATGTGGGCGCAAACCGCGAGCACCCGGAGATCTGCGGCCGCTGTGTGAACAATGTGGACGGCGAGGGTGAGCAACGCCATTATGCTTGA
- the lspA gene encoding signal peptidase II, with amino-acid sequence MLGVDIKKPKGPGALIWLIPAGVIIVLDQITKILIQWHMELYETINLTPFLNLRYLVNPGAAFSFLADAGGWQRWVLSVLAAGVSLAIIVWLWYMPRKGEGRLACGLAFILGGAVGNLIDRIAYGHVVDFIDVFYGSWHWPAFNVADSAITIGAILVIIDSFSPRHKA; translated from the coding sequence ATGTTGGGAGTGGACATCAAGAAACCGAAAGGCCCGGGGGCCCTGATCTGGCTGATTCCGGCCGGCGTCATCATTGTCCTGGATCAGATCACCAAGATCTTGATCCAGTGGCATATGGAGCTCTACGAGACCATCAATCTCACCCCCTTCCTCAATTTGCGCTATCTGGTTAATCCCGGGGCGGCTTTCAGCTTTCTGGCCGATGCCGGGGGCTGGCAGCGCTGGGTGCTTTCGGTGTTGGCTGCCGGTGTCAGCTTGGCGATCATCGTCTGGCTCTGGTACATGCCGCGCAAGGGTGAAGGGCGGCTGGCATGTGGCCTGGCCTTTATCCTGGGGGGCGCGGTGGGTAATCTCATCGATCGCATTGCCTATGGTCACGTGGTGGATTTCATTGATGTGTTTTATGGGAGCTGGCATTGGCCGGCCTTCAATGTGGCCGATTCAGCCATCACCATCGGCGCCATCCTGGTGATCATTGATAGTTTCTCTCCTCGCCACAAGGCCTGA
- a CDS encoding IMPACT family protein, with protein MITSRLALMPLEVRLQAGHTPYQYPDGEVARELEVKRSRFIALIGPAASRGEAMTFVERCQSRYPDARHVCWAFVAGNPAGGAEMGSNDAGEPAGTAGRPMLSVLEHKGLGDVVAVVIRYFGGIKLGAGGLVRAYSAAVQQALDGLPLAWREPMIERLLKFDFEFESLVRRLVPAYGGHLEAPDYAQQVTAALQIREVDWPALEDALREASRARIQAFDTQDNDGKDHGK; from the coding sequence ATGATAACATCCCGCCTTGCCTTGATGCCGCTGGAGGTCCGATTGCAGGCTGGTCATACCCCCTATCAATATCCGGATGGTGAGGTGGCGCGTGAGCTTGAGGTGAAACGCAGCCGCTTTATCGCCCTGATCGGACCCGCCGCCAGCCGGGGGGAGGCCATGACCTTCGTCGAGCGCTGCCAGAGCCGTTATCCGGATGCCCGTCATGTCTGCTGGGCCTTCGTGGCCGGCAACCCTGCGGGTGGGGCGGAAATGGGCAGCAATGATGCTGGTGAGCCGGCGGGGACCGCCGGCCGGCCCATGCTCTCTGTGTTGGAGCACAAGGGCCTGGGTGATGTGGTGGCCGTGGTGATTCGTTATTTCGGCGGTATCAAGCTGGGCGCCGGTGGACTGGTGAGGGCCTATTCAGCGGCTGTTCAGCAGGCACTGGATGGTTTGCCATTGGCCTGGCGCGAGCCGATGATCGAACGCCTCCTTAAGTTTGATTTCGAATTCGAAAGTCTGGTACGCCGGCTGGTGCCGGCCTATGGGGGCCATCTCGAGGCCCCGGACTATGCCCAGCAGGTGACCGCTGCATTGCAGATTCGAGAGGTTGACTGGCCCGCCCTGGAGGATGCCCTGCGGGAAGCCAGTCGGGCCCGTATTCAAGCATTCGACACCCAAGATAATGATGGAAAAGACCATGGCAAATGA
- the ispH gene encoding 4-hydroxy-3-methylbut-2-enyl diphosphate reductase yields MDILLSNPRGFCAGVDRAIEIVERALDIYGAPIYVRHEVVHNRYVVNRLRDMGAVFVEELHEVPDDTIVIFSAHGVSRAVEEEAERRGLKVFDATCPLVTKVHLEVHRYARDGRDVILIGHAGHPEVEGTMGRFDTQWGGRIHLVEVPEDVDKLDVKNPDSVAFVTQTTLSMDDTAQVIEAVRQRFPSVASPRKEDICYATQNRQDAVRIMAGEVDVMLVVGSPNSSNSNRLREMAEREGAQAWLVDGPDDLDRGWFDGVAKVGVTAGASAPEVLVQQVVDRLRDWGGRTAQEREGRAETVTFSLPKLLRTRPSRQAS; encoded by the coding sequence ATGGACATTCTGCTTTCCAATCCCCGCGGATTCTGCGCCGGCGTGGACCGGGCCATCGAGATTGTCGAGCGGGCCCTGGATATCTATGGCGCCCCCATCTATGTCCGCCATGAAGTGGTGCATAACCGCTATGTGGTCAATCGCCTGCGGGATATGGGCGCGGTCTTCGTCGAAGAACTGCATGAAGTGCCTGACGACACCATTGTCATCTTCAGCGCCCACGGCGTTTCCCGGGCGGTAGAAGAAGAGGCGGAACGGCGTGGTCTGAAGGTCTTTGACGCCACCTGCCCCCTGGTAACCAAGGTTCATCTGGAAGTTCACCGCTATGCTCGGGATGGGCGGGATGTGATCCTCATCGGCCATGCCGGGCATCCGGAAGTGGAAGGCACCATGGGGCGTTTCGACACCCAGTGGGGTGGTCGTATCCACCTGGTGGAAGTGCCGGAGGATGTGGACAAGCTGGACGTGAAAAATCCCGACAGCGTGGCCTTTGTTACCCAGACCACTCTGTCCATGGATGATACCGCTCAGGTGATCGAGGCGGTGCGCCAGCGTTTTCCGTCGGTGGCCAGCCCTCGCAAGGAAGATATCTGCTATGCCACCCAGAACCGCCAGGATGCGGTCCGGATCATGGCGGGTGAAGTGGATGTGATGCTGGTGGTGGGCTCGCCCAACAGTTCCAACAGCAACCGCCTGCGGGAAATGGCCGAGCGGGAAGGGGCCCAGGCCTGGCTGGTGGATGGCCCGGACGATCTGGACCGGGGCTGGTTTGATGGCGTGGCCAAGGTGGGAGTTACTGCCGGGGCCTCCGCTCCCGAAGTGCTGGTCCAGCAGGTGGTGGACCGCTTGCGGGACTGGGGCGGTCGCACGGCCCAGGAGCGGGAAGGCCGGGCGGAGACTGTGACCTTTTCCCTGCCCAAGCTCTTGCGAACCCGCCCCTCCCGGCAGGCGTCCTGA
- a CDS encoding alpha/beta fold hydrolase: MPAGIQARCAWFEPGVQGEREQAIRLPLLLMRRDSVPETAPLTIHLPGGPGAAAGTDEYSAWYWGAWLLELGLEDRLLIFDPRGTGMAEPRLHCPGNHLAISAMLAQPLSATAESRLALKSLSQCRGYWQDRGVALDDFAARHLLDDVPAIMDAIGEEKARLLGLSHGSRLALRLLEDHPDRFSAAVLDGVFPPHIDPFQTQPEVHAYSLRNLTGYCRSQEGCSDRQLRDAHEQVRNRLAEQAVLIQVPRHDAPDQALWLTEARFLDLVFAAQAFDESLATLPSSIVRAADKDYRSFARMLSQVIDPALDPDRNVPVYWASLCNEGHLPNPEGIHSAAHRRGLEVSFPVAGLRAHPCLNDWAGPFTRENFAQPVTAEQPVLLLAGQWDSVTPVSWTREQAALLDNAHVLEVKGRSHGVVFDVRCAGKAVKDFLESPNDFRLSQDC; the protein is encoded by the coding sequence ATGCCGGCCGGAATCCAGGCCCGGTGTGCCTGGTTCGAGCCCGGAGTGCAAGGGGAAAGGGAGCAGGCGATCCGACTGCCCCTGCTGCTGATGCGCCGGGATTCAGTCCCTGAAACAGCCCCCCTGACGATCCATCTGCCTGGAGGCCCGGGTGCGGCGGCTGGGACGGACGAGTATTCGGCTTGGTACTGGGGCGCTTGGTTATTGGAGTTGGGGCTGGAGGATCGCCTTTTGATATTTGATCCCCGTGGTACCGGAATGGCCGAACCACGTCTCCATTGCCCAGGTAACCATCTTGCCATCAGTGCCATGTTGGCCCAGCCACTCTCCGCCACTGCCGAAAGCCGCTTGGCCTTGAAGTCGCTCAGTCAATGCCGGGGGTATTGGCAGGACAGGGGCGTTGCACTGGATGATTTTGCGGCCCGTCATCTGCTGGACGATGTACCAGCAATTATGGACGCCATTGGAGAAGAAAAGGCTCGTCTGCTGGGGCTTTCCCATGGTTCGAGGCTGGCCCTTCGCCTGCTTGAGGATCATCCGGATCGCTTCTCCGCGGCGGTTCTCGATGGGGTATTCCCTCCCCATATCGACCCCTTCCAGACCCAGCCAGAGGTCCATGCTTATTCTCTGAGGAACCTGACCGGTTACTGCCGTTCACAAGAGGGGTGTTCTGATAGGCAGCTGAGGGACGCCCATGAACAGGTCAGGAACCGTCTGGCTGAACAAGCGGTATTGATCCAGGTGCCTCGCCACGATGCGCCGGATCAAGCTTTATGGTTGACTGAAGCCCGTTTTCTGGACCTGGTTTTCGCCGCGCAGGCATTTGATGAGAGTCTGGCGACCCTACCATCCTCAATTGTGCGGGCAGCCGACAAGGACTATCGTTCCTTCGCCCGAATGCTCAGCCAGGTCATCGACCCTGCCCTTGATCCGGACCGCAATGTACCGGTCTATTGGGCTTCTCTATGCAATGAAGGCCATCTGCCGAACCCGGAAGGCATTCATTCCGCCGCACATCGACGAGGACTGGAAGTCAGCTTTCCGGTGGCGGGTCTGCGTGCCCATCCTTGTCTCAATGATTGGGCAGGGCCCTTTACGCGGGAGAATTTTGCCCAGCCAGTGACCGCCGAGCAGCCGGTGCTACTCCTGGCGGGACAATGGGATTCGGTTACGCCCGTGTCATGGACTCGGGAACAAGCGGCGCTGCTGGACAATGCTCATGTTCTGGAAGTGAAGGGTCGTAGCCACGGGGTGGTTTTTGATGTCCGCTGTGCTGGAAAGGCGGTCAAGGACTTTCTGGAAAGTCCGAATGATTTTCGCCTCTCCCAGGATTGTTGA
- the thiO gene encoding glycine oxidase ThiO: MTEKSDTIIIGGGIIGLMTARELARRGRSVTVLDRGQLGAQASGAAGGILCPLYPWRLPLALQSLAAQSMREFPQVVAELTGSSGCAIGLRRTGLLVLDHDELDLARQWAEQWSIEYESLSARQLQAIEPELAVDGEGLCFPRMRNVYSRDLIRALAAEAPSLGIHIHPSLAVEDLRLEVGEAAVKTAQGWMQAEQLVIAGGAWSGLLLERLGAVLPLRPVRGQVIQFPAGSSALRHMVLKGRKYLVPRPGGELIVGSTLEEAGFDAEPTETGQRVLHEAATAMVPGLSQKPVEDHWAGLRPAAPDGLPFIGAWPEPGRAAIHLNTGHYQNGILLAPLSGRLLAQQMCGEVPEQDLAPFRPGRERIVE, encoded by the coding sequence ATGACGGAAAAATCCGACACGATCATTATCGGTGGCGGTATCATTGGCTTGATGACCGCCCGTGAGCTGGCTCGCCGGGGCCGCTCGGTGACTGTTCTGGACCGGGGGCAGCTGGGGGCCCAGGCCTCCGGGGCGGCCGGCGGTATTCTCTGTCCCCTCTATCCTTGGCGGCTTCCCCTGGCTCTGCAGTCCCTGGCGGCCCAGTCCATGCGTGAATTTCCGCAAGTGGTAGCTGAGCTGACGGGCAGCAGTGGCTGTGCCATTGGGCTTCGCCGCACGGGCTTGCTGGTTCTCGATCATGACGAACTGGATTTGGCCCGCCAGTGGGCAGAGCAATGGTCCATCGAATACGAATCGCTGAGTGCCAGGCAGTTGCAGGCCATCGAGCCGGAGCTGGCGGTGGACGGCGAGGGCTTGTGCTTTCCCCGCATGCGCAACGTCTATAGCCGTGATTTGATCCGGGCCCTGGCCGCCGAAGCGCCCAGCCTTGGTATCCATATCCACCCCTCCCTGGCGGTGGAAGACTTACGGTTGGAAGTGGGCGAGGCCGCCGTCAAGACGGCCCAAGGCTGGATGCAGGCCGAGCAGCTGGTGATTGCCGGGGGGGCCTGGAGCGGCTTGCTGCTGGAACGGCTGGGTGCGGTATTACCGCTTCGTCCGGTGCGGGGCCAGGTGATCCAGTTTCCGGCCGGCAGCAGCGCTTTGCGGCATATGGTGCTCAAGGGGCGCAAGTATCTGGTGCCCCGGCCTGGGGGCGAGCTGATTGTGGGCAGTACCCTGGAAGAGGCCGGTTTTGATGCCGAGCCCACCGAAACCGGCCAGCGCGTCTTGCATGAGGCCGCCACGGCCATGGTGCCGGGACTGTCCCAGAAACCCGTCGAGGATCACTGGGCCGGCCTGCGCCCGGCCGCCCCCGATGGCTTGCCCTTTATCGGCGCCTGGCCGGAGCCGGGGCGGGCCGCCATTCATCTCAATACCGGCCATTACCAGAATGGCATCCTATTAGCGCCACTCAGCGGTCGTTTGCTGGCCCAGCAGATGTGCGGTGAAGTGCCGGAGCAGGATCTTGCGCCCTTCCGACCCGGTCGTGAGAGGATTGTCGAGTAA
- a CDS encoding GspH/FimT family protein, with translation MRYRMNGLTLLELLIVLAIAGLLFGLGTPRFSAWVDEHRQSAASNRLVGAIQYARQESLRSQLPVSLCPSRDGRHCLKDTDAWQYGWIIYRHQKHHGSNELLEADQILQVMNAAPEGLRANRQRFTLRTDGRRSTNGTFLVCPPGAQTATRAVVVNVTGRPRATRDPQRMPSADC, from the coding sequence ATGCGATATCGAATGAATGGATTAACGCTGTTGGAATTACTCATCGTTCTGGCCATCGCCGGACTGCTGTTCGGTCTAGGGACGCCCCGCTTCTCCGCCTGGGTGGATGAGCATCGTCAATCCGCCGCCAGCAATCGTCTGGTGGGAGCAATTCAATATGCCAGACAGGAGTCCCTGCGCTCACAGCTGCCGGTTAGTCTCTGTCCCAGCCGGGATGGCCGCCATTGCCTGAAAGACACCGATGCCTGGCAATATGGCTGGATCATCTACCGCCATCAGAAACACCATGGCAGCAATGAGCTGCTGGAAGCCGATCAGATCCTGCAGGTGATGAATGCAGCCCCCGAAGGCCTGCGGGCCAACCGGCAGCGTTTTACCCTGAGAACCGATGGCAGGCGTTCCACCAATGGAACCTTTCTCGTCTGCCCGCCTGGCGCCCAAACCGCAACACGCGCGGTGGTTGTCAATGTGACCGGTCGCCCGAGAGCCACCCGGGATCCGCAACGAATGCCCTCCGCCGATTGCTGA
- the thiI gene encoding tRNA uracil 4-sulfurtransferase ThiI, translating into MSQQHDDSPVVPQNSRINRILLTYGELALKGRNLKDFKKRLRENINLHLAFAGPGWSAHWRHKRLFVEVPEDGQSRLAEVLQTLEQVAGLARIQPAIWTATPEGPRREHLEAIQAQVLDLAGVSHQAGQTFRVKVNRADKRFAIRSSELERELGGQIIQQTDWEKVSLNHADRSFHINLYPEGIYVFCERRPAMGGLPVGSGGRLMTMLSGGIDSPVAAWMMAKRGCPQDFIHFTATHQQQHDLEQNKVVEMARHLSHFTVRSRLYLVPYTHFDLAMLAAPSDYGVIMFRRFMARVAEALCAETGALALANGDSLGQVASQTLENMVSKSRAVTLPILRPLVGLDKQEIIDIARRIGTFDNAIRPYKDCCALIEQSPRTRSQHHRLEGEESNAFPEYEQMIRDTLADARRVDFQCGEAVEIASPDPLLR; encoded by the coding sequence ATGAGCCAACAACACGACGACAGCCCGGTTGTCCCCCAAAACAGCCGCATTAACCGCATCCTGCTCACTTATGGTGAGTTGGCGCTGAAAGGCCGGAATCTCAAGGATTTCAAAAAACGGCTGCGGGAGAACATCAATCTGCACCTGGCCTTTGCCGGCCCGGGCTGGTCCGCCCATTGGCGGCACAAGCGGCTGTTTGTCGAGGTGCCGGAAGACGGCCAATCACGACTGGCCGAGGTGTTGCAGACCCTGGAACAGGTGGCCGGTCTGGCCCGTATTCAGCCCGCCATCTGGACAGCGACCCCCGAAGGCCCCCGAAGAGAACACCTGGAGGCCATTCAGGCCCAAGTGCTGGACCTGGCCGGGGTGAGTCACCAGGCCGGACAAACCTTTCGGGTGAAAGTAAACCGGGCCGACAAGCGCTTTGCCATCCGTTCCAGCGAACTGGAACGGGAACTGGGCGGACAGATCATTCAGCAGACCGATTGGGAAAAGGTTTCCCTGAATCACGCCGACCGCAGCTTCCACATCAATCTCTACCCGGAAGGAATCTACGTCTTCTGTGAACGTCGTCCGGCCATGGGCGGGCTGCCGGTGGGCAGCGGGGGGCGTCTGATGACCATGCTCTCGGGCGGCATCGATTCCCCAGTGGCGGCCTGGATGATGGCCAAGCGGGGTTGCCCTCAGGATTTCATCCATTTCACCGCCACCCATCAGCAGCAACACGACCTGGAACAGAATAAAGTGGTGGAAATGGCACGCCATCTGAGCCATTTCACCGTACGCTCTAGGCTTTATCTGGTGCCCTACACCCACTTCGACCTGGCCATGCTGGCCGCTCCCAGCGATTACGGGGTGATCATGTTCCGCCGTTTCATGGCCCGGGTGGCCGAAGCCCTGTGCGCCGAAACCGGCGCCCTGGCCCTAGCCAACGGGGATAGTCTGGGGCAGGTGGCCTCCCAGACCCTGGAAAACATGGTGAGTAAATCCCGTGCGGTGACCCTGCCTATCCTTCGCCCCCTGGTGGGTCTGGATAAGCAGGAGATCATCGATATCGCCCGCCGTATCGGAACCTTTGATAACGCCATCCGGCCCTACAAGGACTGCTGCGCCCTGATTGAGCAATCTCCCCGCACCCGCTCCCAGCATCACCGTCTGGAAGGGGAGGAAAGCAATGCATTTCCGGAGTATGAGCAGATGATTCGGGACACGCTGGCCGATGCCCGCCGCGTTGATTTCCAATGTGGAGAGGCTGTCGAGATCGCCTCCCCCGATCCCCTGCTCCGTTAA